A part of Liolophura sinensis isolate JHLJ2023 chromosome 1, CUHK_Ljap_v2, whole genome shotgun sequence genomic DNA contains:
- the LOC135462388 gene encoding hormonally up-regulated neu tumor-associated kinase-like yields the protein MKKRKKVGNYLLERTLGGGSFGKVRLASHIFAKEKVAVKVITKKAISLRDYLRKNLRREALMLQKLCHPNIIHLYEVMETENGYYMVLELAAGGEFVKYLSERKRLSEVETRKFMRQLVSAVDHIHQSGIVHRDIKVDNLLLDGQMNVKVIDFGLGNFCEGDQTLTTQCGSPAFTAPEVFSKRKYGPPVDIWSLGVNMFVMLTGRIPFETTQPYNLTRLYAAMLRGCSVPDTLSSGCQELIQRMLDPRDTTRITVGEIVTNPWLTEGYTEPVQRVGAVQGCGRRTVSEDVVEYISRIMKTPEKELRRAIQNRKPNSFAAMHDLLVGRLEKGLGFPGDGGRSTDVESPGSGNEGHGGHESNGMGIPEPRKPSPVHEDINHVVALASQDYNNTSFTNTFQQNQTVSGIGCAILNGGDRK from the exons atgaaaaaaagaaagaaggtGGGGAATTACCTTTTGGAACGTACCCTTGGCGGGGGTTCTTTCGGCAAAGTCCGGCTGGCCTCGCATATATTCGCCAAGGAGAAG GTTGCTGTGAAAGTGATAACAAAGAAAGCCATCTCACTTCGGGACTATTTACGGAAGAACCTCCGCCGCGAAGCGCTGATGCTGCAGAAGTTATGTCATCCGAACATCATTCACCTCTACGAGGTCATGGAGACGGAGAATGGCTACTACATGGTGCTAGAACTGGCGGCGGGTGGGGAGTTTGtgaagtatttgtcggagag AAAACGTCTAAGTGAAGTTGAAACCCGAAAGTTCATGCGTCAGCTTGTGTCGGCTGTGGATCACATCCACCAGTCAGGGATCGTCCACAG GGATATCAAAGTGGACAACCTGCTCCTAGATGGCCAAATGAACGTTAAGGTTATCG ATTTTGGACTGGGGAACTTCTGTGAGGGTGACCAGACTCTGACAACGCAGTGTGGTTCCCCAGCATTCACTGCGCCGGAAGTGTTCAGTAAACGGAAGTATGGACCGCCAGTCGACATTTGGAGTTT AGGAGTGAACATGTTCGTCATGCTGACAGGGCGGATCCCTTTTGAGACCACACAGCCATACAACTTGACAAGACTCTACGCCGCTATGTTAAGAGGGTGTTCTGTGCCAGACACTTTATCTTCAG GTTGTCAAGAGTTGATTCAGCGTATGTTAGACCCTCGGGACACTACACGAATTACTGTGGGGGAGATTGTGACGAACCCTTGGCTAACAGAGGGGTACACCGAACCCGTCCAGAGGGTAGGGGCAGTACAAGGCTGCGGGCGTCGAACAGTCTCCGAGGATGTGGTTGAGTACATATCGAGGATAATGAAAACCCCAGAGAAGGAGCTGCGGCGGGCCATCCAAAACCGGAAACCAAACTCCTTCGCGGCCATGCATGACTTGTTAGTTGGCAGGTTGGAAAAAGGCTTGGGTTTCCCCGGTGACGGTGGTCGAAGTACGGATGTGGAGTCCCCAGGTTCAGGTAACGAAGGTCACGGAGGTCATGAAAGCAATGGCATGGGAATTCCCGAACCACGAAAACCCTCTCCGGTCCATGAAGATATAAACCACGTCGTTGCCTTGGCTTCTCAAGATTACAACAATACTTCATTCACAAATACGTTCCAACAAAATCAAACTGTCAGTGGAATCGGGTGTGCTATTCTCAATGGTGGGGACAGAAA ATGA
- the LOC135462181 gene encoding uncharacterized protein LOC135462181 produces MMSWAENAESVMEHILNLQKFLPNFQDMITTADGAKTHPTKGSQCNDIVSFLSGVDDESFDRALKLLRGYGSLPEPPVPPNSAYGGGRSGKQGQDNGLAEGLLYSPIEPNSRQHFGTFPKTAKGDTFSMQRKSERLNVLPPIEKPLGGNLLREPASLAEERLLQAAHKRQTMHGATTGNLQRNSVLFNEHSISGADILSTMPPERRVKLRHSSGDHEDNTGYDRNFRLTTMHNGQFVDSRLRHSVSGDVPRLRNSSLPKHSKPDLFKSRKTTR; encoded by the exons ATGATGTCCTGGGCAGAAAATGCCGAATCTGTGATGGAACATATTTTGAATCTTCAGAAGTTTCTTCCAAATTTCCAAGACATGATTACTACAGCAGACGGTGCTAAAACTCACCCCACAAAAGGCAGCCAGTGCAACGACATAGTTTCCTTCCTTAGTGGCGTCGACGACGAATCATTCGACAGAGCCTTGAAGCTGCTCCGTGGGTACGGTAGTTTGCCTGAACCGCCAGTGCCACCCAACTCCGCGTATGGAGGTGGGAGATCTGGTAAACAAGGGCAAGATAATGGTCTAGCAGAAGGTTTGCTGTACTCACCCATAGAACCGAATTCTAGACAACACTTTGGTACCTTTCCAAAAACAGCTAAAGGTGATACTTTCTCCATGCAACGAAAGTCTGAACGTTTGAACGTTTTACCGCCGATAGAAAAGCCCCTAGGTGGGAATTTATTACGGGAACCAGCGTCTCTGGCTGAAGAACGACTGCTACAGGCGGCGCACAAGAGACAAACGATGCACGGTGCCACAACAGGGAACCTTCAGCGGAATTCAGTGTTATTCAACGAGCATTCAATTTCAG GTGCTGACATATTGTCAACAATGCCACCGGAGAGACGTGTTAAACTACGTCATTCATCCGGAGACCATGAGGACAACACCGGCTATGATAGAAATTTTAGGTTAACAACCATGCACAATGGACAGTTTGTAGACTCTCGCTTACGTCACAGTGTGAGCGGAGACGTCCCTAGACTTCGAAACTCATCATTACCAAAACATTCAAAACCGGACTTATTTAAATCGAGAAAAACTACAAGATGA